The window TTACCATGCGGACCATCTCAATACCGGGAACCATTTCCACAATTTCGCTGGCCAGATTGACTTCATCCGGGCAAGGAGCACCGAAACTGGCTCCTTTCTTAACAGCTTCAATAGCGGCATTGTCCACTTCATCATAGCCGTGACCAAGCATCATGGGTCCCCAGCTCATAACGAAGTCGACAAGGTCTTCACCGTCAACAGTCCACATATGGCTGCCTTTGGCTTTTTCAATAAAACAGGGATCGCAGCCGACACTCTTACAGGCTCTGACCGGGCTGTTCACACCTCCGGGCATTACTTCCTGTGCTTTTTTAAAAAGATCTGAAGATGATGTCATATTAGATTAGCTCCTTTTATTCCGCATGAAAATATTTCATGGAAGTCTTTTTGAGTTCCTTTAAGCTGCGCAGAATACAATAATCTTCAATACCGGTTTCACTGATAAGTTCCTGCACTACTTTTTTGCAGTCTTCAGGGCCTTTACCATGAATCATAGTATATAGATTATATTGCCACTGGGGATAAGTTTTCCGTATGTAGCAATGACTTATTTCCATTCTGGCAGCCATTATCTCGCCAATTTTTTCAGGGTTTTCCTCTTCCCTGACACGCCATGCAACCATGGCGTTAGCACCGTATCCGGCTTTCTGATGGCGTAGAGTTGCTCCGAAGCGACGAATTATTTTTTCATTCTTAAGTCTGGTTAAAAGTTCCAGCACAGTGGCTTCATCTGTTCCGGCCTTTGCGGCTATATCCGCATAAGGGGTGGCACTTGCAGGAAGATTTCCCCCGGCATAGGCAAGAAGTCTTTCCTCAACTTCACTGAATTTAATAGCCATAAAAACAACTCCCGATCACCGCAGACAATATTTAAGAGTGCGGTGTAAAGATCTTTACTAAAACAATTGCCATGATCAATGATGGGGTATTACCTTCATATCGGTTCATCCTCAAGTAGCATGAGCGTTTTGTAAAATGACTATTACAAAATAATACCAGAATGAAACAAGGTTGCCATTACAAAGGCGCAATAGTAGTTATCTTGCCGGATCAAAGCTTGAAAAAAATCAAATCTATTCCTGATGATACCACATATTTTCAAAATTAAGTCGTATGTTTTAAAGGAGTTTTCATGAAAATAGCCGTCATAGGAGCTGGAGCATGGGGAACAGCTCTTGCCAACACTTTTGCCAAAAAAGGCATAGAAACGGGACTCTGGGCCAGAGACAGCAAACTGGCCGCAGAAATAAATCAGAGCGGAGTTAACAAGGAATACCTGCCCGAATGCCAATTGGATAGACGACTTGTGTGTGACAGCAATCCGGAAAAGATCATGTCCGGTGCTGATATTTTCATGATAGTTATCCCGAGCCAGTTTATCCGCTCCAATTTAAAAAATTTTAAACATCTTTTCCCGGAAAAACCTGTAGTTGTCTGCGCCAGTAAAGGTATTGAGCTGAATACAGGTGCGCCTATGTCCCAAGTGATCAGTGATTCGCTTGCCGGACTTTCTCCAAGATACGCCCACCTTTCAGGGCCTTCATTCGCCTTTGAACTCAGCGCGGAAATGCCGACAACGGTTGTATTAGGATGTGAAGATGAAAATCTCGGTAAAAATTTACAGGAAGTTTTTTCAACAAATTACTTCAGAGTTTACTCAAATCCTGATTTCAGGGGCGTTGAAATAGGCGGAGCAATAAAAAACATCATGGCCATAGCCACAGGTATTGCCGATGGACTCAATTTCGGACACAACACCAGAGCCGCGCTGATAACCAGAGGTCTGGCAGAAATGCAGCGGCTTGGAGTGGCAATGGGGGCAAACCCGGCAACTTTCATGGGGCTTTCAGGCATGGGTGACCTTGTGCTGACCTGTACCGGAGACCTCTCAAGAAACAGGCAGGTAGGCCTGAAGCTTGGAAAAGGGATCAAACTTTCAGAGATTTTAAAAATGCGCAAAGTCGCGGAAGGCGTAAAAACGACTGAATCTGTTCATGAGCTGGCAAAAAAAATGGGTGTGGATATGCCGCTTACAGAACAGATCTACCGGATCTTATACGAAGACAAAGACCCGGTAAAAGCTGTGCTTGATCTTATGTCACGTGAACTAAAGCAGGAATAAAAACTGTTTCAGGAGAAAATGATGAAAAGAATTATTTTAACGGCACTCTTGTTTTTCATTCTTGGAGGATGTGCCACATGGCAGAACCCGGATCTTGTCGACCAGTCAAAAAGGGATGAATATCTGCAACGGGATAAGGAATATTGCAATAAAGTCGCAGCAGAAGAAGTCCCCATAGGAGCTGGAACCGACGATGAAGCTCTGGAACCGACAACTTATGAAGCTGAATTTTCAGAAAACTACACTTCAGCCAATGCCTTTGAACGCTGTATGAATGATCGGGGCTGGACAAAAAAATAGGCCAACAAAAAAGCAGTCTTTTTCTTATTGAAAAAGACTGCTTTTTTAATTTCTGCAAGCAGCTGAAAAAATTAAACGTCCAGAGATTTCTGACGATACTTTTCGATTAAGGCAATGGCTCTTTCAGTAAGCTAATTTAATTCTTATCTACAAATTTTGCATAAGCTCAGTCAACTTTGGTTTGCGTTTTACATCCTATATTTCCAATGAAAACAAACCGCTGTAAAAGATAACTAAAAAATGGAAGAATCAAGGCTGTTAGCAAAGGTGCAGCTATAGCGGTTAAATTAAGCTGTTCACAGATAAGTCCAATACAATAACTGATAACAACTCCAAGACTGGAAGCCATAAGAAAACATGCATACTGCCGTAATGATCTGGATCTGACCTTAAAAACAAAATATGAAGCGACAAAAAAGGAAAAAAAATTGGCAACCAGAAAACCTAAAACATTAGCATACGCTACGGGTAAATATTTAATGAGCAGAGTAAATATACCTATGTGAACAGCTGTATTTACTACTCCGGCAACAATAAATCTAGCGAAGCGCCCCTTTTCCCTGATTGGTAAAAGCAGATATTCACGAATCATAAAGCGTCATTTTTTTCTTCTGATTTTTCATGAACTTTGGATATAATATACAAAGGCCTCATCTTAGTTTCTATATAAACTCTTCCTACATATTCACCCAAAGCTCCCAGAGCCAACAGCTGCATTCCCGCAAAAAAAGCTATTGCGGTCATGAGTGAAGCATACCCCTGAACAGGGTCTCCATAAAGAAGATGTCTGACAACAACGTACACGGCAAAGATAAATGCCATGGATGAAGTCAATATGCCGCATATCAATGCAACCCTCAAAGGAATTGTAGAAAATGAGATCAATCCGTTTGCGGCTAGTCCTAAGAGTTTAATCGGAGACCATTTGCTTTCACCTACAAAACGTTCAGGCCTATCAAAATAAATTCTTGTTGAAGAAAAACCTGGCCATGTAAGCAGACCTTTCATAAAACGGTTTCGTTCAGGCATTTTTTTAATGGCATCAACAACAGCTTTATCCATCAGTCTGAAATCTCCTGAATTTTCTGGAATTTTAGACTCACTGATAAAATTGAAAAGTTTATAAAAAAGACCGGCAGTAAGTTGTTTTGCATAACTGTCATGTTTTCTCGATTTCCGAACAGCAAAGACAACATCGTATCCTTTTTTCCATTCTTCAATCATTTCTAAGATAAGTTCCGGGGGCTCTTGCAGGTCAGCATCAATAGGAATAACAACGTCTCCCCTGCACATATCCAGCCCTGCTGATAGAGCTGCCTCTTTTCCAAAATTACGCGAAAACTTAAAGGCTCTTATGTATGGTTCTGGCCTAAGACACAATGCTTCATATGTATTATCAAAACTTCCATCATCAATACAAACGACTTCCATAGGGATAGAAATCTCATTCTGTATACTGGATATGGCTTTAAACAACGCATCGAGTCCTTCTCTCTCATTATATAAAGGGATAACAATGCTTATCAGGCTTAAATTTTCCCGGGCTTCAGGAGGAGTACTGATAATTCCTGAAATGTTAGAATTTTTTGAATCATTAAACATAATTACCTCTAATATTCTAAAGAACTTCTAATACTAATTATTTAAAATCAGTATCAAATCTCTACCATGCCTATATATTTTATAGTAATGGCTTTGTGTAAGAATCGGCATATTTTTAAGATCGTTACCCGTAACATCAGTCATACTGGTAAACCGCTTATACCTTTCCAGATAACATCCTGAAAATGACAACTGATACTCAACAGCCCATGCATGATTGGTTCTAAAGTCATTCACAATTGGGAAATTTTTTTCCACTCTCTTGAAATAACGAGAGCGACCAAGATTTCCACCTACATACAGCGTAGCTTTATTATCCAAAGAGGCAGAATTTATATCCTGAGCTATTGCAGCGACAATGGGCTTATGAAACTCATATTCGCACTCAAGAAGATTAAACATATTATAGCTAAACCCGAATGCCGAAATAATTATCGGCACTAACACCAACAAAATCCGCCTCTGCTTTTTTAAATACCAACCAGCAGTAATGAATAAGAAAAACGTAAATCCACTAAACGAAGTTAACATATAGCGTTTTCCTAAAATCGGGAAATTTATGAAACACATAGGAAGGAATGAAAATAGGAAAATAAGGAATGGAGAAAAGATTGCTATATAAAATAATAATCTGTCAGCATTTTTAATTTTTGCTGCTCTGCGATTGCAACGATAGAGTTTTAAAATAAAAAGTAAACTCAGAACAACAAGTATCCCCAGAATTATGATCTGCATCTGGCTGAACGAATCTAAAATAGCTCTAACAATATTTAAAAAATTATTACCTAAGTCATTTAAACCTTTTGTAGAGAATTCAACAAATTCTGTTCTTCCAGGCCTACGTGCGATATTGGCTATAAATGGAAGTTTCAAAAACAGCTTATACACCACGAAACCTAGAACTAGCTGAAACATCCTTCCAAACAATAATTTAATATTATTGTCATTCTTATAGACTCCGTAGACGACTTCTATAGTGGCTAGAGCCATAAAAAAGCCCAATGAAGTCTGAAAACAATTGAGACTCAGAAAAATGCACAAAGCGGAGTAACAGTGGTACTTAATTTTTTGTCTGGTACAATCTGGGACAGCAAAAATAAACGGAATTATAAGTAAGACAAGACTTAAAGAAAAACCAAGACAATCCATCTGAAATGACATAGCCAGCAGCAGGAAAGGATTAAAGACAAAACCAAACGCCATTAATGCGGCAGAATATGGATCATGATTATCGATATACAATTTCTTCAACAAAAAGCTGCCGAAACCGCAGGTAACTATGCTGAGAACCATCGGCAGCGGTGCTGGATTGTATATGCTTGAAGAATGACCAAGAAACCTTATTATTAGTGATGGAAGAAGTCTGCCATCATCATCCCAAGAGTTTCCTTTGAAAATTCTATAAAAATCATCATTGTAAGGAAGATAAGAAGTCAAAAAAGGAAGAAAATATAGTGCTATCAATCCGGTAAGAAGTATGAGAAATATTTTATCTTCTTTTCCAAAATTTATTTTTTTATACATGGCTCTTCCAAATTCTACCTTATTTTGTTCCTGAATATAACTAGATGGCTGCCCACACAAACTGACATATACTGTGGAACTCAATATCGTTTTTTTATTTATAATACAATGTATCGAGTATCTGTGAATAAAATCAGAACATTTCCAGTTTAACAGACCTGAGGTCAATAAGTAACCAAAGCTCTGGAACCGACAACTTATGAAGCTGAATTTTCAGAAAACTACACTTCAGCCAATGCGTTTGAACGCTGTATGAATGATCGGGGCTGGACAAAAAAATAGACCAACAAAAAAGCAGTCTTTTTCACTAAGAAAAAGACTGCTTTTTTAACTTTGCAAACAGCTAGAAAATTAAACGTCCAGAGATTTCTGACGATACTTTTCGATTAAGGCAATGGCTCTTTCAGTAAGCGCACTGAATTCAGGCTTGGTAACCTGATCGTCAGCTTTTACCTGCTCACCCTTGTGAAAGAGTCCCTTTGTAATAAGAGATGAAAAGAGAATAACCGGAAGCTTTGAAAGTTCTTTATCTTCCTTGATCTGCTTTGTCAGGGTATAGCCATCCATTCTGGGCATTTCAATGTCAGCTATAACAATATCAAGAACTTCAGTGATGTCACGGCCTTCTTCAGCAGCTTTTCTCTTTATTTCCAGTAGTCCCTGCCAGGCCTGTTCCCCATCGGAGAAGGCATTTACTTCAAAATTGGCATTTTCAAAATTTTTAAGCAGCAGAGCCCGTACCGAAGTTGAATCATCAGCTATAACGGCTTTATAAACCTCATCTCCGTGATATGTATTCTCTTCATCAAGTTTCATCATTCCCGGATTAAGTTCGGCAAGGATGCTCTCAAGATCAATCATTAAAACAAAGCGTTCTCCCAGACTGAGTGTCCCGGTGATGCAGTTTGTCTCAACTTCGGAAATATATTTGCTGGGAGCTTCAAGATCACCCCAGAAGACCCTGTGAATCTGGGTCACTCCGGAAACAAGAAACCCGGTAACCTCTCCATTAAATTCAGTTACCACGATAAGGTCTGTTTCTTTTATCTCTTTTTTTATATCAAGCCATACCGAAAGGTCTATTACCGGCAGAATAAGGTCTCGCAACGGTATCGTCCCCAGATAACTGGGATGCGGTGCTCCTTCTGAAACTTCAAGCCCGGCCGGGGCTTCGACAACCTCAAGAACCTTGGCAACGTTCACCCCGAAATAGTCACGCCGGGGAGCATCAAGGGAATCATCATCAATATAAAACTCGATGAATTCAAATTCATTTGTACCGGTCTCAAGAAGGATATCACTTTTACTCATCTCGACTGCCCACTCTGGTTTTATTTATCTTACTTTTCAAACTATTTTATAGCCATCAAGGCGCAGTGCATCCACAGCCCTCCCCAATGAAACAACTCTGACCAGAATATAATCCGTATCAAAAGTAGAAATAGCAAAAATACTTATTTTTTTCGAAGCCAGCACCGTGGAGATTCTGGCCAGTATTCCGGTCAAAGAAAAATCAAGCGGGCCTAGAACTTTTATTATACTGAAATCACCTTCGCTTTTAACACTTTCAGGAACATTTTTCTGTTCACAGACAATTGAGAGTTCTTCATCTGTTCTTGAGATACTGTAAAAACCATCCCGGTGAGACCATTCAGGAACTTCATCATCCGCTTTCAACCGGCAGACGGAAAAACTTCCATCCATTATTTTCAAAGCAGGTTTATCCACCACACACTCCGTTAAAATTTTACAACAGCTAAAACATGTTAAGATACTATACATTCTTTTATTTAAAGAAGCACACAAAAACAAGCATATTTACTACTCATCATAAGGAGTGTTAAGAAAAACGAAAATCAACCTGCTAAAATTTGAGGAATCCCTGTGAAATCATCACGACTTACAGCAATTTTGGTTATTCTTTCAACCATGCTCATCTGTGGTTGCTCAGCGCAGAGCAGTCAGTCTGTCAGCATCAACAACAACTTCTCCCCCAGCCCTGCAACGTTTGACTTCCATGTCACACTTTTCGAGCTTAACGATAACGGATTGCCTCAAAAGCTTGAATCTGGAACCGTTCCCATTGAGAAAGAAATTATCAGCGCACTTGAAGCAATGGGATACACTTATGCTCCCGGCCCTGAAGCCAGATATATTATCGAAGCAAGGCTCGGCAGTATTGATCCTAAGCTTGCGGTACTTCCTGAAGAACAGCAGATAGGGCTTATGAGTGGAATTGACTGGGGAATTGATGATTTTAACGACTACCCGGTTATGGTAGAAGAATGGTCCCCTGAGATACAGCGTATCAAGAGCGGCCCTGTTGCATGCCTTACAGCAGTACAACTGCTTATCCGTGAGCAGAACGACGGTAAAAGCAGAATTGTATTTCAAAACTTCCCGCATCCGCGTGCGGCATCATACACAATGGGTTGCCCTTTCAGCGAACTGTCAGAAGAAGGAATTGCCCAACTGAAAGGCAGTCTTCTGGACATTTTTGCCGAAAAACAGTCCCGTTAAAGTCACAGTAAACTGAAATTGCAGGGATTTAATACGGTAGTAAACATTCATACTTGCCAGAATGTTTGCCCCTTCATATACTCCCCCTCCCTGCTCTGTTTCACCTCCGGGTGTGATGGGGAATGGAAACGGATGCCCTTTATTCAAACCGATCGGAATATTTCAGCAGACCTGCGTGCTTAAGAGCCGTGCTGTTATTACATCCGAAGGTAAAAATTCAGCTATAATGGATGGACAAGAGTGGAACCGGATCGCCCATGGCTCAAACATTACGACCCTGAAGTTACTCCCGAGGTTGATTTCGAAGAAATTCCTCTTTTTGAACTGCTTGACCGCACCGCACAGAGATGGCCCAAAAGAAAGGCCATTGTCTTCCAGAACTGGTCGGTGACCTACGAAAAGCTCAAAAAGACAACCGAAATAATGGCCGCCAACCTGCGCAGCCACGGAGTTCGACCCGGAGACCGGGTAGCACTGATGCTTCCCAACTCTCCTCAGACTATAATGTCATACTGGGCCGTGCTGCGGGCCGGGGCGGTGGTGACCATGATAAATCCGCTTTACATGGAAACAGAGCTGGTCCACCAGCTTACAGACTCCGGGACCAAAACTCTTATAACCATTGATCTCCTGTGGAAAAAAATATCCACTCTTAAAGACAGGCTCAATCTCAGCAAAATATTTGTGACCCGCATAAGTGATGCCCTCCGGTTTCCTTTGAAGCAGCTTTACAATTTCAAAAGCCTCAGAGAGAAAAATCGTCCTCATATAGAATATGACGGAAATACTATAATTCAGTGGGATACTCTGACCAAAGGGACTGAGACCTACACGTCAACAACGGTGCGCCCGAAAGAAGACACTGCAATACTGCAATACACCGGTGGCACAACCGGTCTTTCCAAGGGCTGTAGCCTGACCCACGCCAACCTTGGGGCCAACGTGCAGCAGTGTCACGCCATGCTGCATAAGCTGGGAAGGGATAAAGAAACATTTCTGGGAATCCTGCCGTATTTTCATATTTACGGGCTTACTGTCTGTCTGAACTTTCCAACTTCTTTAGGGGCTACACAGGTTCCATTTCCGCGCTATGTCCCGATTGACGTTTTAAAAGCCATGCACAAGGTCAAGCCGACTATTTTTCCGGGAGCACCTTCGCTTTACATCTCACTGCTGCAACAGAAAAATCTCGATAAATACGATATTTCAACGGTAAAATACTGTCTGTCAGGCTCCTCACCGATGCCTGTTGAAGGTATACAGAAATTCAAAAAGGTTTTCGGAGCTGAAATTGTTGAAGGTTTCGGGCTTACGGAAGCTTCTCCCGTAACGCACCTCAACCCCCTCGAAGGCAAAAAGAAAATCGGCTCCATCGGAGTTCCCATTCCATCAACCGATGCAGCTATTGTTGACATGGAGGTTGGCAGCGTTCCCATGCCTCCCGGAAAGCTCGGAGAACTAATTGTCAGAGGCCCTCAGGTAATGAAAGGTTATTACAACCGGCCGGATGAAACAGCCGGAGCAATCCGCAATGGCTGGCTTTACACCGGTGATATCGGGTATATGGATGAAGAGGGTTATTTCTTCATTGTTGACCGTAAAAAAGATATGATCATTTCAAGCGGTTACAACATTTACCCCCGCGAAGTTGATGAAGTGCTCTACCAGCACCCTAAAATTATGGAAGCTGTAACAGTTGGCCTGCCTCACAAAACCAGAGGTGAAATCATCAAGGTTTATATTGTCCTCAAAGAAGGCGAAGCCATGGATCGTTCCGAAGTTATAGCCTACTGCCGTGAAAAGCTCGCGGGATACAAGGTTCCCCGACAGGTTGAATTCAGGACCTCACTACCCAAAACCATGGTTGGCAAGGTTCTCAGGCGTGCGCTGCGTGACGAAGAGGAACAGAAAAAATCATGTAAAAACTGATAAAATCAGTGCCAGCTTAATAAAAAGAAAACCTCTCCGAAAAAAATCGGAGAGGTTTTTATTTTTTAATTATTTAAAGAGATATTATACTGAAAGCTATTTTAGATTCATAATTTCCTTAAGAGCTTTCTTCATGCCATTCTTATCAATGCCAAGTTCTTCGCGGAGTTCCTGTTGAGTTCCATGCTCCACAAACTGATCCGGTATTCCCAGCATCTTTAAATTATGGCCGTTAAGCAGATTATTCTCCACAGCAAATTCAAGGATGGCTGAGCCGAATCCACCTGCTTTGACATTCTCTTCAACTATCACAATATTTTTAAAGCGCTTAAAGATGTCCTTCAGTCCTTCTTCAGGAAGAGGTTTGACGAATCTGGCGTTATACACAGCCACAGCCTTACCAGTTTCCTCATCTATCTCTTCCACTGCTTCTACAGCAGGCCAGACTCTGGAACCGAGAGCAATTATAGCTGCGTCAAATCCATCACGCAAAAGCTCACCCTCACCTAAAGGAATCACCGAAGGATGACGCTCCAGAATAGCACCTATTCCCACTCCACGGGGATAGCGGACAGCAACCGGACCGTTATAATCAAAAGCGGTGGCGATCATTCTGGATAATTCAGCTTCATCTTTCGGAGTCATATAAACCATATTCGGAATATGCCTCAAAAAGGATATATCAAAAACGCCGTGATGGGTTGCACCGTCAGCCCCCACAAGGCCGCCGCGATCAAGGAAAAAGTTCACATTGAGATTCTGTAGACAGACGTCATGAACGACCTGATCATAAGACCGCTGCAGGAAGGTTGAATAAATTGCCACTGCCGGCTTGAAGCCCATTGTAGCCAGCCCTGCTGCAAATGTTACAGCATGCTGCTCACAGATACCGACATCGACAAATCTTTCAGGAAAACGGTTTCTAAAACAGTCTGTACCGGTCCCTTCAGGCATAGCGGCGGTAATGGCAAAAATCTTTTTATCTTCTTCTGCCAGCTGACAGAGGATGTCACCAAAAATTTTAGTATATGACGGCAGACCGCCCTTAAATTTCGCAGCACGCCCAGTCTCAGGAACAAAGCTTCCAACACCGTGGAAATGGGTCGGATTTTCTTCTGCCGGAGCATAGCCCTTACCTTTCTTTGTCAGGACATGAACCAGACATGGAGTCTCCATTTTCTTGACCTGCTCAAAGACATCTTTAAGAGCATCAACGTTATGACCGTCGATAGGGCCAAGGTAGGTGAAATGCAATGCTTCAAACAACATTCCCGGAGTAAAGAAACTTTTGAAGGAATCTTCAGTGCGTTTGGCATACATAGCCAGATCATCACCAATTTTAGGAATCTGTTTTAAAATTCCTTCAATATCTTTTTTAAATCGGGTCAGTCCGGGATGGGAAAGTTTACGGCTGAGAAAAGACGATAGTGCTCCTACGTTGGATGAAATGGACATTTCGTTATCATTTAAGACAACAACCATTTTCTTGCCAAAATCACCAGCCTGATTCAGTCCCTCAAATGCTTCACCGGCGGTCATCGATCCGTCACCGATTACAGCTATACAGTTACGGTGGCTGTCTTCAAGTGATGAGCCGACCGCCATACCGAGAACAGCTGAAATTGAAGTGCTGGAATGTCCCACTCCAAAATGGTCCCAGCAACTTTCAGCCATACGGGGAAATCCGCTGATTCCACCCTTCTGGCGAAGAGTATGGAATTTATCGAATCTTCCGGTAAGCAGTTTGTGGGCATAAGCCTGATGACCAACATCCCAGACAAGTCTATCCTGTTGAAAATCAAAGCAGGAATAAAGAGCAAGAGTAAGCTCCACAACTCCGAGGCTGGGAGCCAGATGGCCTCCGCCTTTGGAAACAGTGGTGATGATGCAATCCCTGATTTCTTTGGCCAGCTTCGTCAGCTTCTCATTATCCATGGAAGCTATTTCAGAAGGATGTTTTATATTTTTAAGAATCGGGAAGTCTTCATTCCCGCAAAAACTTTCAACTTTTTTCATAGTCCCCCTATA of the Maridesulfovibrio bastinii DSM 16055 genome contains:
- a CDS encoding Lrp/AsnC family transcriptional regulator, whose protein sequence is MAIKFSEVEERLLAYAGGNLPASATPYADIAAKAGTDEATVLELLTRLKNEKIIRRFGATLRHQKAGYGANAMVAWRVREEENPEKIGEIMAARMEISHCYIRKTYPQWQYNLYTMIHGKGPEDCKKVVQELISETGIEDYCILRSLKELKKTSMKYFHAE
- a CDS encoding NAD(P)H-dependent glycerol-3-phosphate dehydrogenase — translated: MKIAVIGAGAWGTALANTFAKKGIETGLWARDSKLAAEINQSGVNKEYLPECQLDRRLVCDSNPEKIMSGADIFMIVIPSQFIRSNLKNFKHLFPEKPVVVCASKGIELNTGAPMSQVISDSLAGLSPRYAHLSGPSFAFELSAEMPTTVVLGCEDENLGKNLQEVFSTNYFRVYSNPDFRGVEIGGAIKNIMAIATGIADGLNFGHNTRAALITRGLAEMQRLGVAMGANPATFMGLSGMGDLVLTCTGDLSRNRQVGLKLGKGIKLSEILKMRKVAEGVKTTESVHELAKKMGVDMPLTEQIYRILYEDKDPVKAVLDLMSRELKQE
- a CDS encoding GtrA family protein, which translates into the protein MIREYLLLPIREKGRFARFIVAGVVNTAVHIGIFTLLIKYLPVAYANVLGFLVANFFSFFVASYFVFKVRSRSLRQYACFLMASSLGVVISYCIGLICEQLNLTAIAAPLLTALILPFFSYLLQRFVFIGNIGCKTQTKVD
- a CDS encoding glycosyltransferase family 2 protein, giving the protein MFNDSKNSNISGIISTPPEARENLSLISIVIPLYNEREGLDALFKAISSIQNEISIPMEVVCIDDGSFDNTYEALCLRPEPYIRAFKFSRNFGKEAALSAGLDMCRGDVVIPIDADLQEPPELILEMIEEWKKGYDVVFAVRKSRKHDSYAKQLTAGLFYKLFNFISESKIPENSGDFRLMDKAVVDAIKKMPERNRFMKGLLTWPGFSSTRIYFDRPERFVGESKWSPIKLLGLAANGLISFSTIPLRVALICGILTSSMAFIFAVYVVVRHLLYGDPVQGYASLMTAIAFFAGMQLLALGALGEYVGRVYIETKMRPLYIISKVHEKSEEKNDAL
- a CDS encoding glucosyltransferase domain-containing protein: MYKKINFGKEDKIFLILLTGLIALYFLPFLTSYLPYNDDFYRIFKGNSWDDDGRLLPSLIIRFLGHSSSIYNPAPLPMVLSIVTCGFGSFLLKKLYIDNHDPYSAALMAFGFVFNPFLLLAMSFQMDCLGFSLSLVLLIIPFIFAVPDCTRQKIKYHCYSALCIFLSLNCFQTSLGFFMALATIEVVYGVYKNDNNIKLLFGRMFQLVLGFVVYKLFLKLPFIANIARRPGRTEFVEFSTKGLNDLGNNFLNIVRAILDSFSQMQIIILGILVVLSLLFILKLYRCNRRAAKIKNADRLLFYIAIFSPFLIFLFSFLPMCFINFPILGKRYMLTSFSGFTFFLFITAGWYLKKQRRILLVLVPIIISAFGFSYNMFNLLECEYEFHKPIVAAIAQDINSASLDNKATLYVGGNLGRSRYFKRVEKNFPIVNDFRTNHAWAVEYQLSFSGCYLERYKRFTSMTDVTGNDLKNMPILTQSHYYKIYRHGRDLILILNN
- a CDS encoding chemotaxis protein; amino-acid sequence: MSKSDILLETGTNEFEFIEFYIDDDSLDAPRRDYFGVNVAKVLEVVEAPAGLEVSEGAPHPSYLGTIPLRDLILPVIDLSVWLDIKKEIKETDLIVVTEFNGEVTGFLVSGVTQIHRVFWGDLEAPSKYISEVETNCITGTLSLGERFVLMIDLESILAELNPGMMKLDEENTYHGDEVYKAVIADDSTSVRALLLKNFENANFEVNAFSDGEQAWQGLLEIKRKAAEEGRDITEVLDIVIADIEMPRMDGYTLTKQIKEDKELSKLPVILFSSLITKGLFHKGEQVKADDQVTKPEFSALTERAIALIEKYRQKSLDV
- a CDS encoding ACT domain-containing protein, which produces MDKPALKIMDGSFSVCRLKADDEVPEWSHRDGFYSISRTDEELSIVCEQKNVPESVKSEGDFSIIKVLGPLDFSLTGILARISTVLASKKISIFAISTFDTDYILVRVVSLGRAVDALRLDGYKIV
- a CDS encoding long-chain-fatty-acid--CoA ligase; translated protein: MEPDRPWLKHYDPEVTPEVDFEEIPLFELLDRTAQRWPKRKAIVFQNWSVTYEKLKKTTEIMAANLRSHGVRPGDRVALMLPNSPQTIMSYWAVLRAGAVVTMINPLYMETELVHQLTDSGTKTLITIDLLWKKISTLKDRLNLSKIFVTRISDALRFPLKQLYNFKSLREKNRPHIEYDGNTIIQWDTLTKGTETYTSTTVRPKEDTAILQYTGGTTGLSKGCSLTHANLGANVQQCHAMLHKLGRDKETFLGILPYFHIYGLTVCLNFPTSLGATQVPFPRYVPIDVLKAMHKVKPTIFPGAPSLYISLLQQKNLDKYDISTVKYCLSGSSPMPVEGIQKFKKVFGAEIVEGFGLTEASPVTHLNPLEGKKKIGSIGVPIPSTDAAIVDMEVGSVPMPPGKLGELIVRGPQVMKGYYNRPDETAGAIRNGWLYTGDIGYMDEEGYFFIVDRKKDMIISSGYNIYPREVDEVLYQHPKIMEAVTVGLPHKTRGEIIKVYIVLKEGEAMDRSEVIAYCREKLAGYKVPRQVEFRTSLPKTMVGKVLRRALRDEEEQKKSCKN
- the dxs gene encoding 1-deoxy-D-xylulose-5-phosphate synthase, coding for MKKVESFCGNEDFPILKNIKHPSEIASMDNEKLTKLAKEIRDCIITTVSKGGGHLAPSLGVVELTLALYSCFDFQQDRLVWDVGHQAYAHKLLTGRFDKFHTLRQKGGISGFPRMAESCWDHFGVGHSSTSISAVLGMAVGSSLEDSHRNCIAVIGDGSMTAGEAFEGLNQAGDFGKKMVVVLNDNEMSISSNVGALSSFLSRKLSHPGLTRFKKDIEGILKQIPKIGDDLAMYAKRTEDSFKSFFTPGMLFEALHFTYLGPIDGHNVDALKDVFEQVKKMETPCLVHVLTKKGKGYAPAEENPTHFHGVGSFVPETGRAAKFKGGLPSYTKIFGDILCQLAEEDKKIFAITAAMPEGTGTDCFRNRFPERFVDVGICEQHAVTFAAGLATMGFKPAVAIYSTFLQRSYDQVVHDVCLQNLNVNFFLDRGGLVGADGATHHGVFDISFLRHIPNMVYMTPKDEAELSRMIATAFDYNGPVAVRYPRGVGIGAILERHPSVIPLGEGELLRDGFDAAIIALGSRVWPAVEAVEEIDEETGKAVAVYNARFVKPLPEEGLKDIFKRFKNIVIVEENVKAGGFGSAILEFAVENNLLNGHNLKMLGIPDQFVEHGTQQELREELGIDKNGMKKALKEIMNLK